Proteins encoded together in one Hylaeus volcanicus isolate JK05 chromosome 3, UHH_iyHylVolc1.0_haploid, whole genome shotgun sequence window:
- the LOC128873188 gene encoding uncharacterized protein LOC128873188 isoform X1, with translation MDARFRSNLDMIGRNEPITRKAKFWQSYVRALKGTDDMRAPEHTHRPRSIFRSDYPELSSSWPFGKSIFENPIHAADRINVPGYRYLPVHREIYGYSPRQIYPHQYKPVERFTPAKPFDPEKAWTDHLNRLADIDRMYPSKTPLLSRHISPPLSAKRLFDIHGNLLFDNDFLPSFSTLLRRKPLFDLLEPSPMAPVSAFTRDPWWYPSYAPYIPGYAQRATPFYLRDSYLSPVKRSYLWSRHPIRPLGALYYYYSQPVPRFHFSSPWYNKRTTY, from the exons ATGGACGCGCGCTTCAGAAGCAATCTCGACATGATTGGGCGCAACGAGCCCATCACAAGGAAAGCCAAATTCTGGCAAAGTTATGTCCGAGCCTTAAAAG GCACCGATGATATGAGGGCTCCTGAACACACGCACAGACCCCGCAGCATTTTCCGCTCTGATTACCCTGAGCTGTCCTCCTCGTGGCCTTTCGGAAAGTCTATCTTTGAAAATCCCATTCACGCAGCCGATCGCATCAATGTTCCTGGATACAG gtACTTGCCCGTTCACCGTGAGATCTACGGTTACTCACCGAGGCAGATCTACCCCCATCAATACAAACCTGTAGAACGCTTCACCCCCG CGAAACCATTCGACCCTGAGAAAGCTTGGACCGATCATCTGAACCGCTTGGCAGACATCGACAGGATGTACCCAAGCAAAACGCCTCTACTCTCTCGGCATATAAGCCCTCCGCTCAGTGCGAAACGATTGTTCGACATCCACG GTAACCTGTTATTCGATAACGATTTCTTACCGTCTTTCTCTACATTGCTTCGGAGGAAGCCTTTATTCGACCTTCTCGAACCATCACCAATGGCACCGGTCAGTGCGTTCACCAGAGACCCATGGTGGTACCCGAGCTACGCTCCTTATATCCCGGGCTATGCTCAAAGAGCCACCCCGTTCTATCTAAGGGACAGTTACCTTAGCCCCGTAAAGCGTAGCTACCTGTGGAGCCGACATCCAATCAGGCCTCTCG
- the LOC128873188 gene encoding uncharacterized protein LOC128873188 isoform X2 — translation MDARFRSNLDMIGRNEPITRKAKFWQSYVRALKGTDDMRAPEHTHRPRSIFRSDYPELSSSWPFGKSIFENPIHAADRINVPGYRYLPVHREIYGYSPRQIYPHQYKPVERFTPAKPFDPEKAWTDHLNRLADIDRMYPSKTPLLSRHISPPLSAKRLFDIHGNLLFDNDFLPSFSTLLRRKPLFDLLEPSPMAPVSAFTRDPWWYPSYAPYIPGYAQRATPFYLRDSYLSPVKRSYLWSRHPIRPLAHVY, via the exons ATGGACGCGCGCTTCAGAAGCAATCTCGACATGATTGGGCGCAACGAGCCCATCACAAGGAAAGCCAAATTCTGGCAAAGTTATGTCCGAGCCTTAAAAG GCACCGATGATATGAGGGCTCCTGAACACACGCACAGACCCCGCAGCATTTTCCGCTCTGATTACCCTGAGCTGTCCTCCTCGTGGCCTTTCGGAAAGTCTATCTTTGAAAATCCCATTCACGCAGCCGATCGCATCAATGTTCCTGGATACAG gtACTTGCCCGTTCACCGTGAGATCTACGGTTACTCACCGAGGCAGATCTACCCCCATCAATACAAACCTGTAGAACGCTTCACCCCCG CGAAACCATTCGACCCTGAGAAAGCTTGGACCGATCATCTGAACCGCTTGGCAGACATCGACAGGATGTACCCAAGCAAAACGCCTCTACTCTCTCGGCATATAAGCCCTCCGCTCAGTGCGAAACGATTGTTCGACATCCACG GTAACCTGTTATTCGATAACGATTTCTTACCGTCTTTCTCTACATTGCTTCGGAGGAAGCCTTTATTCGACCTTCTCGAACCATCACCAATGGCACCGGTCAGTGCGTTCACCAGAGACCCATGGTGGTACCCGAGCTACGCTCCTTATATCCCGGGCTATGCTCAAAGAGCCACCCCGTTCTATCTAAGGGACAGTTACCTTAGCCCCGTAAAGCGTAGCTACCTGTGGAGCCGACATCCAATCAGGCCTCTCG